From the genome of Lotus japonicus ecotype B-129 chromosome 6, LjGifu_v1.2, one region includes:
- the LOC130723590 gene encoding uncharacterized protein LOC130723590, with amino-acid sequence MDNNNNRKKVGGGSGSSSSPTNFDHLFGPKDPSTISSSTSSIFGSMFPPPSTAGRRDPIKQDMGTKNYGAPGKGESSGGTSNRNNTSTNYQNETVEPSYYSSSIYYGGQENYSPRTRTTESQQNFKKDKDDDDSNGNDSNSASRGNWWQGSLYY; translated from the exons AtggacaacaacaacaacagaaagAAAGTTGGAGGAGGTTCAGGTTCTTCCTCATCTCCTACCAATTTTGATCATCTTTTTGGTCCAAAAGATCCCTCCACCATTTCATCTTCCACATCCAGCATCTTTGGCTCCATGTTTCCACCTCCATCCACT GCTGGAAGGAGAGATCCAATAAAGCAGGACATGGGAACCAAAAATTATGGAGCACCAG GTAAAGGTGAAAGCAGTGGTGGCACCTCTAACAGGAATAACACTAGTACCAACTATCAGAATGAAACAGTGGAACCCAGCTACTACAGCTCATCCATCTATTATGGTGGTCAAGAAAATTATTCCCCCAGAACCAGGACCACTGAATCCCAGCAAAAT TTCAAGAAAGATAAGGATGACGATGATTCTAATGGAAACGATTCAAACAGTGCTTCAAGAGGGAACTGGTGGCAAG GTTCCCTTTATTATTAA
- the LOC130726780 gene encoding uncharacterized protein LOC130726780 yields MAISSSITSVHITALDAIVNVNSLFTLAVFIGLTWNPHDPENNLNSDPACAPTAAIAENLVAFHVYSFSSFLFSSLIALALKQAIRLTRTSAYTPAVAHVNRSCLRLVMVVSGAGSVSGCLFLMLALVNVVQIKLGTLACGSSHAFAAIVPLFIFVPIALLIYVSVVFYAFTR; encoded by the coding sequence ATGGCAATTTCTTCTTCCATCACGAGCGTGCACATCACGGCGCTAGACGCGATCGTGAACGTGAACTCCCTCTTCACCCTCGCCGTCTTCATCGGCCTAACCTGGAACCCTCACGACCCGGAGAACAACCTCAACTCCGACCCCGCCTGCGCCCCCACCGCCGCCATCGCCGAGAATCTCGTCGCCTTCCATGTCTACTCCTTCAGCTCCTTCCTCTTCTCCAGCCTCATCGCACTCGCACTCAAGCAAGCCATCCGCCTCACCCGCACCTCCGCCTACACCCCCGCCGTCGCACATGTCAACCGCTCCTGCCTCCGCCTCGTCATGGTCGTCTCCGGCGCCGGATCTGTCTCCGGTTGCCTCTTCCTCATGCTCGCTCTTGTCAATGTTGTTCAGATCAAGCTTGGTACTCTCGCCTGCGGCAGCTCCCACGCTTTCGCCGCCATCGTTCCGCTCTTCATCTTCGTTCCGATTGCGCTTCTTATTTATGTTTCTGTAGTGTTTTACGCTTTTACCCGCTAG